In the genome of Limanda limanda chromosome 15, fLimLim1.1, whole genome shotgun sequence, one region contains:
- the tmem14a gene encoding transmembrane protein 14A isoform X1, whose amino-acid sequence MDWIGFCYAAAIALGGFMGYKRKGSVMSLMAGIVFGGLSAYGAYNVSNDPKDIKVSLIASGLLAVIMGMRYKKSGKLLPAGIMSGLSLVMVFRLLLLIMA is encoded by the exons ATGGACTGGATCGGGTTCTGCTACGCTGCGGCCATCGCCCTTGGAGGGTTTATGGGCTACAAGCGAAAAG GCAGCGTGATGTCCCTGATGGCGGGGATAGTGTTTGGTGGATTATCTGCTTATGGTGCCTACAACGTCTCCAATGACCCGAAGGACATTAAGGTCTCATTGA TTGCCTCTGGACTCCTTGCAGTAATCATGGGCATGAGATACAAGAAGTCTGGGAAATTATTGCCTGCTGGGATAATGTCGGGGCTAAG TTTGGTAATGGTGTTTCGACTTTTGCTCCTGATCATGGCGTGA
- the LOC133020259 gene encoding glutathione S-transferase A4-like: MAGKVVLTYFDGRGRMESIRWLLAAAKVEFEEVLLTTREQYEKLLSDGDLMYQQVPLVEIDGLKLVQTKAILQYIAEKYNLHGKDLKDKVMINMYSEGLMDLMEMIMTLPFVTDKQTKLDNIETKAKERYLPVFEKALSGPVYLVGGKLSCADVQLMECTLMLEEKLPAILADFRNIKSFQERMSRVPGLSKFLQPGSKRKPQPDDVYVKTVMEVLRPKF, translated from the exons ATGGCTGGAAAAGTTGTGCTGACTTACTTCGACGGCAGAGGGAGAATGGAGTCGATCCGCTGGCTTCTGGCTGCAGCCAAGGTGGAG TTTGAAGAGGTTTTACTGACGACCCGGGAGCAGTATGAGAAACTCCTCAGTG aCGGAGATCTCATGTACCAGCAGGTTCCCCTGGTGGAAATAGACGGCTTGAAGCTCGTCCAGACCAAGGCGATCCTGCAATACATAGCAGAGAAGTACAATCTCCACGGCAAAGATCTCAAAGACAAAGTCAT GATCAACATGTACTCAGAGGGACTCATGGATCTCATGGAAATGATAATGACGCTGCCGTTTGTCACGgataaacaaaccaaactggaCAATATTGAAACCAAAGCAAAGGAGCGCTATCTGCCTGTGTTTGAAAAG GCTCTGTCTGGACCTGTGTACCTGGTGGGAGGTAAACTGAGCTGTGCAGATGTTCAGCTGATGGAATGCACCCTGATGCTGGAGGAGAAGTTACCGGCCATCCTCGCTGACTTCCGCAACATTAAG TCTTTCCAGGAGAGGATGAGCCGGGTCCCAGGCCTCAGCAAGTTTCTGCAGCCGGGCAGCAAGAGGAAGCCGCAGCCAGACGATGTCTATGTGAAGACGGTCATGGAAGTGTTGAGACCCAAGTTTTAA
- the LOC133020270 gene encoding glutathione S-transferase A4-like, with protein sequence MAGKVVLTYFDGRGKMESIRWLLAAAEVEFEEVFLTTREQYEKLLSDGDLMYQQVPLVEIDGMKLIQTKAILQYIAEKHNLYGKDLKDKVMINMYSEGLMDLMEMIMMLPFVTDKQPKLDNIETKAKERYLPVFEKALSGPVYLVGGKLSCADVQLMECTLMLEEKFPAILADFRNVKSFQGRMSRVPGLSKFLEPGSKRKQQPDDVYVKTVIEVLRPKF encoded by the exons ATGGCTGGAAAAGTTGTGCTGACCTACTTCGATGGCAGAGGGAAAATGGAGTCGATCCGCTGGCTTCTGGCTGCAGCAGAAGTGGAG TTCGAAGAGGTTTTCCTGACGACCCGGGAACAGTATGAGAAACTCCTCAGTG aCGGAGATCTCATGTACCAGCAGGTTCCCCTGGTGGAAATAGACGGCATGAAGCTCATCCAGACCAAGGCGATCCTGCAATACATAGCAGAGAAGCACAATCTCTACGGCAAAGATCTCAAAGACAAAGTCAT GATCAACATGTACTCAGAGGGACTCATGGATCTCATGGAAATGATAATGATGCTGCCGTTTGTCACAGATAAACAACCCAAACTGGACAATATTGAAACCAAAGCAAAGGAGCGCTATTTGCCTGTGTTTGAAAAG GCTCTGTCTGGACCTGTGTACCTGGTGGGAGGTAAACTGAGCTGTGCAGATGTGCAGCTGATGGAATGCACCCTGATGCTGGAGGAGAAGTTTCCGGCGATCCTCGCTGACTTCCGCAACGTCAAG TCTTTCCAGGGCAGGATGAGCCGGGTCCCAGGCCTCAGCAAGTTTCTGGAGCCGGGCAGCAAGAGGAAGCAGCAGCCAGACGACGTCTATGTGAAGACAGTCATTGAGGTGTTGAGACCCAAGTTTTAA
- the LOC133020269 gene encoding glutathione S-transferase A4-like: protein MAGKVVLTYLDGRGKMESIRWLLAAAEVEFEEVFLTTREQYEKLLTDGDLMYQQVPLVEIDGMKLIQTKAILQYIAEKYNLHGKDLKDKVMINMYSEGIMDLMEMIMLLVFVTDKQTKLDNVETKAKERYLPVFEKALSGPVYLVGGKLSCADVQLMECTLMLEEKFPAILADFRNVKSFQGRMSRLPGLSKFLQPGSKRKPQPDDLFVKTAMEVLRPKF from the exons ATGGCTGGAAAAGTTGTGCTGACTTACCTCGACGGCAGAGGGAAAATGGAGTCGATCCGCTGGCTTCTGGCTGCagcggaggtggag TTCGAAGAGGTTTTCCTGACGACCCGGGAGCAGTATGAGAAACTCCTCACTG aCGGAGATCTCATGTACCAGCAGGTTCCCCTGGTGGAAATAGACGGCATGAAGCTCATCCAGACCAAGGCGATCCTGCAATACATCGCAGAGAAGTACAATCTCCATGGCAAAGATCTCAAAGACAAAGTCAT GATCAACATGTACTCAGAGGGAATCATGGATCTCATGGAAATGATAATGTTGCTGGTGTTTGTGACGgataaacaaaccaaactggaCAATGTTGAAACCAAAGCAAAGGAGCGCTACCTGCCTGTGTTTGAAAAG GCTCTGTCTGGACCTGTGTACCTGGTGGGAGGTAAACTGAGCTGTGCAGATGTGCAGCTGATGGAATGCACCCTGATGCTGGAGGAGAAGTTTCCGGCAATCCTCGCTGACTTCCGCAACGTCAAG TCTTTCCAGGGCAGGATGAGCCGGCTCCCAGGCCTCAGCAAGTTTCTGCAGCCGGGCAGCAAGAGGAAGCCGCAGCCAGACGACCTCTTTGTGAAGACGGCCATGGAAGTGTTGAGACCCAAGTTTTAA
- the LOC133020279 gene encoding glutathione S-transferase A4-like: MAGKVVLTYLDGRGRMESIRWLLAAAEVEFEEVLLTTREQYEKLLSDGDLMYQQVPLVEIDGMKLVQTKAILQYIAEKYNLYGKDPKDKVIINMYSEGIMDLMEMIMALVFVTDKQPKLDNIETKAKERFLPVFEKALSGPVYLVGGKLSCADVQLMECTRMLEEKFPAILADFRNVKSFQGRMSRVPGLSKFLQPGSKRKPQSDDVYLKSAMEVLRPKF; this comes from the exons ATGGCTGGAAAAGTTGTGCTGACTTACCTTGACGGCAGAGGGAGAATGGAGTCGATCCGCTGGCTTCTGGCTGCagcggaggtggag TTCGAAGAGGTTTTACTGACGACCCGGGAGCAGTATGAGAAACTCCTCAGTG aCGGAGATCTCATGTACCAGCAGGTTCCCCTGGTGGAAATAGACGGCATGAAGCTCGTCCAGACCAAGGCGATCCTGCAATACATCGCAGAGAAATACAATCTCTACGGCAAAGATCCCAAAGACAAAGT CATTATCAACATGTACTCAGAGGGAATCATGGATCTCATGGAAATGATAATGGCGCTGGTCTTTGTCACAGATAAACAACCCAAACTGGACAATATTGAAACCAAAGCAAAGGAGCGCTTTCTGCCTGTGTTTGAAAAG GCTCTGTCTGGACCTGTGTACCTGGTGGGAGGTAAACTGAGCTGTGCAGATGTGCAGCTGATGGAATGCACCCGGATGCTGGAGGAGAAGTTTCCGGCCATCCTCGCTGACTTCCGCAACGTCAAG TCTTTCCAGGGCAGGATGAGCCGGGTCCCAGGCCTCAGCAAGTTTCTGCAGCCGGGCAGCAAGAGGAAGCCGCAGTCAGACGACGTCTATCTGAAGTCTGCCATGGAAGTGTTGAGACCCAAGTTTTAA
- the tmem14a gene encoding transmembrane protein 14A isoform X2: MDWIGFCYAAAIALGGFMGYKRKGSVMSLMAGIVFGGLSAYGAYNVSNDPKDIKVSLIASGLLAVIMGMRYKKSGKLLPAGIMSGLSLLMVFRLLLLIMA; the protein is encoded by the exons ATGGACTGGATCGGGTTCTGCTACGCTGCGGCCATCGCCCTTGGAGGGTTTATGGGCTACAAGCGAAAAG GCAGCGTGATGTCCCTGATGGCGGGGATAGTGTTTGGTGGATTATCTGCTTATGGTGCCTACAACGTCTCCAATGACCCGAAGGACATTAAGGTCTCATTGA TTGCCTCTGGACTCCTTGCAGTAATCATGGGCATGAGATACAAGAAGTCTGGGAAATTATTGCCTGCTGGGATAATGTCGGGGCTAAG TTTGTTAATGGTGTTTCGACTTTTGCTCCTGATCATGGCGTGA